The genomic stretch CTTGCTGGATGCTTCGTCTTTTTTCCCGCCAAGGAGCGCCACGTCCTACTCCTTCCTGAGAAGCTTCAAGAGCCGGTCGAGGTCATCGTACGAGAAGAAGTCCACCTCGATGGTGCCCTTTCCGGGGCTTCGTTCGGTGAGCCGGACCTTGGTACCCAGTCGCCGCTGAAGCTCCTCCACCAGTGACTTCACCTGCGGGCTCTGCTTCGGTGCCGCCTTGCCCGCGTCCTTCTTCCCGCTGGTGCGACTCTGCTGGACCAGCCGCTCCGTGTCACGCACGGAGAGCTTCTTGTCCGCGACTTGCTTGGCCAGGTTCTGCAGTTCGGGCAGCCGGGGCACGCCGAGCAGCGCGCGCGCATGGCCCATGCTGAGCGAGCCGTCCGCCACCATGCCCTTGACGTCCGCGGGCAGCGCCAGCAGGCGCAGTGCGTTGGCCACCGTGGAGCGCTCCTTGCCCACGCGCGCGCTGACCTGCTCTTGCGTGAGCTTGAACTCCTCCACCAGGCGCTTGTAGCCCTCCGCCTCTTCGATGGGGTTCAGGTCCGCGCGCTGGAGGTTCTCCACCAGCGCCAGCTCGAAGGCCTGGACCTCCGTCACGTCACGGACGATGGCGGGCACTTCCTTGAGGCCGGCGGCCTGGGACGCGCGCCAGCGGCGCTCGCCCGCGATGATGCGGTAGCCGTCACCGTCCTTGCGGACGAGGATGGGCTGGAGCACCCCCTGCGCCTTGATGGAGTCGGAGAGCTCCTTGAGCTTCTCCTCGTCGAAGTAGGTGCGCGGCTGGTCCTTGTCGCGGTGGATGGACTCGATGGGGAGCTTGAGGACGCCGGCCTTCGGGGCCTGCTCGCCCTTGCCGGAAGAGGTGGCGCCCGCCTGGGGGATGAGGGCGGACAGCCCGCGCCCCAGGGCCCGCTTCTGCATGTCTGCTTTCACCACGTCGTGACTCCAGCCAGGGCGCGGCTCAAGCCACGCGCCTGCGAGGGCTCTTGGGGGTGTCCCGCTTCATCAGCTCGCGGCCCAGCGCGAGGTAGCTCTCACAACCCTTCGACTTGATGTCGTACAGGATGATGGGCTTTCC from Myxococcus xanthus encodes the following:
- a CDS encoding ParB/RepB/Spo0J family partition protein gives rise to the protein MVKADMQKRALGRGLSALIPQAGATSSGKGEQAPKAGVLKLPIESIHRDKDQPRTYFDEEKLKELSDSIKAQGVLQPILVRKDGDGYRIIAGERRWRASQAAGLKEVPAIVRDVTEVQAFELALVENLQRADLNPIEEAEGYKRLVEEFKLTQEQVSARVGKERSTVANALRLLALPADVKGMVADGSLSMGHARALLGVPRLPELQNLAKQVADKKLSVRDTERLVQQSRTSGKKDAGKAAPKQSPQVKSLVEELQRRLGTKVRLTERSPGKGTIEVDFFSYDDLDRLLKLLRKE